Genomic DNA from Bacteroides zhangwenhongii:
TAGTTTCCTACCTGATCGACTTGTATGTCTCCCAGTCAAGCGCCCTTATGCCATTACACTCTGCGGACGGTTACCAATCGTCCTGAGGGCACCTTTAGAAGCCTCCGTTACTGTTTTGGAGGCGACCACCCCAGTCAAACTACCCACCAAACAGTGTCCTCCAATCCTGGAGTTAGAACTCAAATAATCAAAGGGCCGTATTTCAACAGCGACTCCACAAATACTGGCGTACCTGCTTCAAAGTCTCCGGCCTATCCTACACATCAATTACCCAAATTCAATGTTAAGCTATAGTAAAGGTTCACGGGGTCTTTTCGTCCCATCGCGGGTAATCGGCATCTTCACCGATACTACAATTTCACTGAGCTCACGGTTGAGACAGTGTCCAGATCATTACACCATTCGTGCAGGTCGGAACTTACCCGACAAGGAATTTCGCTACCTTAGGACCGTTATAGTTACGGCCGCCGTTTACTGGGGCTTCAATTCAATGCTTCTCTTGCGATGACATCTCCTCTTAACCTTCCAGCACCGGGCAGGTGTCAGGCTGTATACGTGATCTTTCAATTTGGCACAGCCCTGTGTTTTTGTTAAACAGTTGCCTGGACCTATTCTCTGCGCCCAACTCTCGTTGGGACCCTTTATCCCGAAGTTACAGGGTCAATTTGCCTAGTTCCTTAACCGTGAATCACTCAAGCGCCTTAGTATATTCAACCCGACTACGTGTGTCCGTTTGCGGTACGGGTACCTTAAGGATTAAGTTTAGCGGATTTTCTCGGGAGTATGCTTACACGCACTATTACCTTGTTCCGAAGAACGCGGTATACTATCAGGTTCGACTCTCTTTGTGGATTTGCCTGCAAAGATCAATATCTACACCCTTCAACGGACTATTCCGTCAGTCCGCGGCGCTGTCACTCCTCCGTCTCCACGTCACTCCTTAAGGTAGTACAGGAATATTAACCTGTTCTGCCATCGGCCTCACCGTTCGGCTGAGCCTTAGGACCCGACTAACCCTGATCCGATTAGCGTTGATCAGGAAACCTTAGTCTTTCGGCGAGGGGGTTTCCCACCCCCTTTATCGTTACTTATACCTACATTTGCTTTTCCACACGCTCCAGCAAGGCTCACGCCTCACCTTCGACGCGGAGTGGAATGCTCCCCTACCGATGTTTACACATCCCATAGCTTCGGTAAGATACTTAATGCCCGATTATTATCCACGCCAAACTCCTCGACTAGTGAGCTGTTACGCACTCTTTAAATGAATGGCTGCTTCCAAGCCAACATCCTAGCTGTCTTAGCAATCTGACTTCGTTAGTTCAACTTAGTATCTATTTGGGGACCTTAGCTGATGGTCCGGATTCTTCTCCTTTAGGACATGGACCTTAGCACCCATGCCCTCACTCCTGTGATAGGACTAATGCGCATTCGGAGTTTATCAAGACTTGATAGGCGGTGAAGCCCTCGCATCTTATCAGTCGCTCTACCTCACATTAGTAACTCACAAGGCTGCACCTAAATGCATTTCGGGGAGTACGAGCTATCTCCAAGTTTGATTAGCCTTTCACCCCCACCCTCAGTTCATCCGGAAGCTTTTCAACGCTTATCGGTTCGGTCCTCCAGTTAGTGTTACCTAACCTTCAACCTGACCAAGGGTAGATCACTTGGTTTCGCGTCTACTCCTTCCGACTAATCGCCCTGTTCAGACTCGCTTTCGCTTCGGCTACACATTTTGAAATGCTTAACCTTGCCGGAAAAAGTAACTCGTAGGTTCATTATGCAAAAGGCACGCCGTCACTGCTTGCGCAGCTCCGACCGCTTGTAGGCGCATGGTTTCAGGGACTATTTCACTCTTCTGTTCGAAGTGCTTTTCACCTTTCCTTCACAGTACTGGTTCGCTATCGGTCTCTCGGGAGTATTTAGCCTTACCGGATGGTCCCGGCAGATTCACGCAAGATTCCTCGTGTCCCGCGCTACTCAGGATACCACTACGCTTCGTTTCACTTCGTATACCGGACTATCACCGTCTATGGTCTCACTTTCCAGAGAGTTCTACTCATGAAATGTCTTGCGACATCGTGGTCCTACAACCCCATTGTTGCCGTAACAACAATGGTTTGGGCTGATCCCCGTTCGCTCGCCACTACTTGGGGAATCATTATTATTTTCTTTTCCTACAGGTACTAAGATGTTTCAGTTCCCTGTGTTAGCCTCCATCTAGGATGGATGACATTCCTTCAGAATGTCGGGTTGTCCCATTCGGAAATCTTCGGATCAAGGGTTATTTGCACCTACCCGAAGCTTATCGCAGCTTATCACGTCCTTCATCGCCTCCGAGAGCCAAGGCATCCGCCATGCGCCCTTGCTTACTTTCTTTCAAACTGACTTCCCGGCATATTGAACTATTGCTAGTCTATATACCGCGAACGTACGGTTCGATATATACTTTTAGCTCTTACTAAAATTTTACTTTTTGTATCATCATGTCAAAGATCGTTTCTCTTTTTCAGAGATCGTGGAGAATAACGGATTCGAACCGTTGACCCTCTGCGTGCAAGGCAGATGCTCTAGCCAGCTGAGCTAATCCCCCAAGAGGTTATCAAGAATTACTGTCGTTCTTGAGCTTGGTAGTCCCAGGCAGAGTTGAACTGCCGACCTCTACATTATCAGTGTAGCGCTCTAACCAACTGAGCTATAGGACTAGTTCAACCTTGTCTACCTGTATATGTTAGACTCGGCTTCTTTTTTCTCTTGTTTATCTCTATCTATAATGCTATAGATGGTTGATCTATATCTATAAATAAACAAGTACCAGTAGTACAAAAACAGAACCTTTAAAGTCATCATTTTTTTTCAGTGAGAAAGCAAGTCCAGATAATGGGAGTAAACTCTCAACTCTCAACTCTCAACTCTCAACTTATTACGGCATCGCTCCAGAAAGGAGGTGTTCCAGCCGCACCTTCCGGTACGGCTACCTTGTTACGACTTAGCCCCAATTACCAGTTTTACCCTAGGACGCTCCTCGCGGTTACGTACTTCAGGTACCCCCGGCTTTCATGGCTTGACGGGCGGTGTGTACAAGGCCCGGGAACGTATTCACCGCGCCATGGCTGATGCGCGATTACTAGCGAATCCAGCTTCACGAAGTCGGGTTGCAGACTTCGATCCGAACTGAGAGAGGTTTTTGGGATTGGCATCACGTCGCCGTGTAGCTGCCTTCTGTACCCCCCATTGTAACACGTGTGTAGCCCCGGACGTAAGGGCCGTGCTGATTTGACGTCATCCCCACCTTCCTCACATCTTACGACGGCAGTCTCTCCAGAGTCCTCAGCATGACCTGTTAGTAACTGAAGATAAGGGTTGCGCTCGTTATGGCACTTAAGCCGACACCTCACGGCACGAGCTGACGACAACCATGCAGCACCTTCACATTTGTCTTACGACTAACCAATTTCTTGATCATTCAAATGCAATTTAAGCCCGGGTAAGGTTCCTCGCGTATCATCGAATTAAACCACATGTTCCTCCGCTTGTGCGGGCCCCCGTCAATTCCTTTGAGTTTCACCGTTGCCGGCGTACTCCCCAGGTGGAATACTTAACGCTTTCGCTTGGCCGCTTACTGTATATCGCAAACAGCGAGTATTCATCGTTTACTGTGTGGACTACCAGGGTATCTAATCCTGTTTGATACCCACACTTTCGAGCATCAGTGTCAGTTGCAGTCCAGTGAGCTGCCTTCGCAATCGGAGTTCTTCGTGATATCTAAGCATTTCACCGCTACACCACGAATTCCGCCCACCTCTACTGTACTCAAGACAGCCAGTATCAACTGCAATTTTACGGTTGAGCCGCAAACTTTCACAACTGACTTAACTGTCCACCTACGCTCCCTTTAAACCCAATAAATCCGGATAACGCTCGGATCCTCCGTATTACCGCGGCTGCTGGCACGGAGTTAGCCGATCCTTATTCATACGGTACATACAAAAATCCACACGTGGACAACTTTATTCCCGTATAAAAGAAGTTTACAACCCATAGGGCAGTCATCCTTCACGCTACTTGGCTGGTTCAGACTCCCGTCCATTGACCAATATTCCTCACTGCTGCCTCCCGTAGGAGTTTGGACCGTGTCTCAGTTCCAATGTGGGGGACCTTCCTCTCAGAACCCCTATCCATCGCGGTCTTGGTGGGCCGTTACCCCGCCAACAAACTAATGGAACGCATCCCCATCGATAACCGAAATTCTTTAATAGGATTATCATGCGATAATATGCCATCCGGTATTAATCTTTCTTTCGAAAGGCTATCCCGGAGTTATCGGCAGGTTGGATACGTGTTACTCACCCGTGCGCCGGTCGCCATCTTCAGTTTGCAAGCAAACTGAAATGCTGCCCCTCGACTTGCATGTGTTAAGCCTGTAGCTAGCGTTCATCCTGAGCCAGGATCAAACTCTTCATTGTAAAAGTATTGTTCATCTATCCCTAAGGATAGCGTTTTGCTCTGTTCAGGATGCCGTACAATTTATTGACTCTATTCTATACCTATATTTATATAAGCATTGACGGTTCTATTTTAACTTGTACTACTTGTATTGTTTATCAATATTTCAAAGAACTTGCGCTTCGTTTTCAAAAGCGGGTGCAAAGGTAAGGGGTTTTATTTTAACCGCCAAACTTTTCGGGAGTTTTTTTTCGTTTTTCTTTTTCGGTTCGTTTCTCAGGCTCTCTTGGCGAAAGGGAAAGAAGGGACGAAAACGAAAAACGCTAAACCGCGTTTCTTTGCGAATCGGACTGCAAAGATAAGAACTTTATTTATTATAATCCAAACTTTTCCGGATCTTTTTTGTTCTTATAGTTAAGCGGTCCTACGCTTTGTCATCATGTCAATTCCGCAAGGCTGTCCTCTCTCGGAAAGCGGGTGCAAAAGTACTCGCTTTTCGGATACGCTCCAAATATATTCCACTATTTTTTTGAGGTTTTTTGGAAAGGAAAAGATAAACCGCTGAAACATAACCAAGTGACGGGACATTTTTTTTAAAGAATGGACGGGGCGGGGAAAAAGGCTGGAAGGAAAGGCACATTATTATATTCACGCGTGCGTATGTGTGTGCGCGAAGGGGAAAAAGAAGGAAGAGGGCAGGACGGATATACACAGAAGTTTTTCGTACTTTCCTCTATCACCTATCACCTGTAATCATAAGCGTCCCTGTTCTATAAACGGCAAAACGACTTGTAAACTCGTTACAGATCGACTTGTGTAGTTTTTTACTTCTATTAGCACAAAACAAAATGTGTTTTTTACTATAAAATAATACGTTATAAAATAGTATTTGAATACCTATATCAAATACTATTTAAATGCTATTTTACTAAGTACTCTCGGGACTAAGTCTATTTTGGTAGAAAGTCAAAGTTTAGGACAAAATGGGTATCTAAAATGTAGTAATAGATTGTTGATACAGTGGGGTACATACAACGGTGCAACGACAGGCAATACCAGTATAAAGTTACCCTTATCTTTCTGTGATACTACATATAGTGTTATACCTGTGATTATGACAGAAGCATCAGAATATGCCACTCGTTCAGCAATGCCTTACAGCAAAACGGAGTCGAGTTTTGCCGTGAGACGAAGATATGTAACAGAGACAGCTTCAGGAGATGCCAGTTCTTCAGTCATGTGGTTCGCTATTGGATGTTGGAAATAATAAAAAATAAGCATGAAACAGAAAATGTATTGGAAAAACGGGTTCTACGATACATCGATAGAAGGCAGTGTAGAAATAAGCGCTGAGTATTGGAAAGAATTATTAGACGGTCAATCTGCCGGACTCATAATCGTAGAGAACGAGAAAGGATATCCCATATTGAAGGAATATGAACCGACCTTATTAGAGTTAAAAGCCCGAAAAATAGCGGAATTACAGGCGTATGACGCATCCGAATCGGTGAATAGCTTTAGTATTGGTAATGTATCCGGTTGGCTTAACAAAAGTACCCGTGTAGGTCTCATGAACTCAATTAGTATTGAAAGGGAATCCGGACGATCTGAAACGACTATCTGGCTAGATGATGCAAAGTTGGTCTTATCAATCGAGAAAGCCATTGATATGCTACAACAGATAGAGTTATACGCCCTTGCGTGCTACAATACAACACAAGGGCATATTAATGCTATTAATCAGCTGGAAACGAAAGAAGAAATCGAAGCCTACAACTTTAAAACCGGCTATCCCGGAAAGCTAAGCTTTTTGGGATAACCAACGGTATAATCGTAGCTTTCAATCTCTTCGATTGTATCCAATGCCTTGACTGCTGCAATGTGTGATTGTGTCACATTGTAGCACTCAAGCGCATACATTTCCAAAGCATTTAACATAGCCAAAGCGTCTGATATTGGAATGATATATTTTACTGCATCATACCAAAGCACAGTCTCCGTTTTGCCAGCCTCTTTTTCGATATTGATTGAGTTAAATAATCCAACACGTGTAGACTTATCCAACCACATACTTTTAGCCCGTAATTCAAAAGAATTAACCTCTTTAGATTTGTCAAACGATTGAATTTCAGATACTTTTATTTTTTGCATATCTTCAAGGGAGTACTCGTTTTCTACCAATACAGGATACCCTTCATCATTGGTAACAATGAGCTTTCCGGATGACTGCCCATCCAGAAGTACCCTATAATTATCTATGGTTATTTCTACCGCATCGTCTACCGGTGTGTCGTGGAAACCATTCTTCCAATACATTTTTTGCTTCATACTTATCTATTTTATTATTTCCAAATTCCAATGGCAAACCAATCAAAGGATTCACTAGGAAACCCTTTATTACCATTATAGGGATCATAAAAAGTACCACTGGCATAGAATGAGGATGTACTTTTGTTCAATGTATACAATGTTTGAACAACGTCAGCCCCAGCTTCAATACCATAAAACACTTTGTATCCGTCATTTTTAAAAGATATAGGCATATATACTCTACGCTCCTTCTGTCCGGTAGTAGTGATACGTCCATATTGTATCAGAATCCCATTATTGAATTTAATGTATGTGTTATTTCCACTAGTTAATGTTGTTACAGCATTGGATAAATCGGCTTTAGCATACGTAGTCCCGAGAGAACTTAGCCAAATTATGAGCACTAAAATTGCTACCAATTTTCTACTAAAATATTTCATGATGTAAATAATGTTGTGATATTATACTATTTCCAAGTCCCTATCGCTATCCATCTAAATGACTGTGAAGAGTTAGCAATAGTTCCCGCATCTGCATATCTTCTATAAACCGTAAAATATGAAGCATATATAGCGGCATAATTCACAGACCATATAGAATTATTAGTGTTATCCGTCGTACTAGAAAAAGCAAGGGAAAAACAAGATTTAAAAGATAATGGGAAATTTATAGACTGATTATTTGCAGTACCTCCGCTAAAATACCCCCACTGTATTAAGAACCCATCTGGAAATTTATAATATCCGTTCTGAGAAAGGCTTTTTGTAATGACATTTGAGAAGTCAGATTTGGCAAAATTGGTTCCGAGAGTACTTAGTAAGATGACATTTAAATACTCTTTATATAGATATTCAAATGCCATTTTATAACGTATTATTTTATAGTAAAAATCACTTTTTGTTTTGTGTTAATATAGCTTTAGTTGTCATTCCGTTTTTTTACATTGTCACATTTTGTTTTGGCGATTGTAATAAGAGATAACATAACAACAGCAGGTATTTAAAAACAAAAACTATGGCAATATTATTTGATTGGTATGAAGATCCGAGACCTTCGGACAAACAACAGGGAAAAAGAACGCTGCATCCGCGCATAAGATATAACGGCACGATAGGAACCGACTTGGTACGCCACCGTATCCAAGAGCGTTGTTCGCTGACCGAAACGGATGTCACTGCCGTACTCGACGCCCTTTCACATATTCTGGGAGAGGAACTGGCAGACGGAAAACAAGTGCATTTGGATGGAATCGGCTATTTCCACCCTTGCCTGACCAGCACGGAACCGGTAACGATAGCCACAAAGCGAAAAGCAACCAAAGTAAAACTGAAAGCTATCCAGTTTCGTGCCGACCAAGCGCTAAAAAACGAATTCGGTATACTGAAAGTAAAAAGCCTCAAAGGAGAGCTGAATTTCAAGCAGTTGACCAATGGACAGATTGACCGATTATTGACGGGATACTTCAAAACACATCAATTTATGAGAAGATACGACTTCCAGAATCTCTGCGGGATGGCGAGAAGTACAGCCATGCGACATATCCGACGCTTACGCGATGAAGGAAAGCTGAAAAATGAAGGCAGTGTGATGCAACCGATTTATGTACCCGGAGACGGATATTATGGTAATAATGAATAGATTACATAAAAAACGACCAGACCGGAAGTATGAGGGCAACCGTTTACCCTCATACTTCCGGTCTAGCTGCCATCATAGTTGGAAGTACTATGAATAAAGGATTTGAAGTGATTTATGAGAGTATGACAGCAAAATCAATAAAAAAAAGAATTGGTAGTCATACCGATACTCTTCCTCCGCTGATTATTTGTTCTCAGCTTTCTGAGTATAAATCAAATCACCTCTTTGACTGATTGTCCATAAGCCGTCCACCAGTCGCACATTCTTTGTATCATCGTCTTCTACATTCCACGCATAGCCACCCGACGGCAAACTACGTCTTTCCAGTATTTCATTGGGTTGCTTATCCGAGAAGAAGAGTTCAGCACGTGTGGAATCGGGGCTGAAAACGATAAAAGCAGAAGTCTCGCCTCCGTTAACTGCCTCTGTACGAATACCTTTTTCAAATAAACGGATGCAGTCTTTTTGTACTTCACACCATACGTATCCGGCAGAACTGATACAACCGTGCTCATCACGGTCACCGCCCAATCGGGGAGCCTGCGGATATTGAACCAATTTGGAAGCCTGCATTCCCGGTGTATATTTCCCTGCATAAAATACTTCCAATGTATCATTCAGAAGCAAACCGTCGACTTGTTCCTTGTTCGCATCCATCGTACTAAACGAAAGCGTATCATTCTTATCCGTAACAATGGATACCGTATTCATTGACGCATCGCAAACAATCCCTTTGGAGCTTTTCATCTCCGACGAGCAACTGCCCATAATACACAAAACTCCTAATGCCAATAACGCTGTTTTCATTTTTCTAAATTGTTAGTTGGTTTAAATCGGAAGCAAAGATACAGATTATATGGTACAAAGGAGTATTTTATCAACGAATGCTTTTTTAAAAGACTTTTTTTAAGTTATTTTGCGCGAAGAATATTACGAACTTATCAACTTATGGATTGGATTGGCCTTGATTTAACATTCCCTATCACCGACCCTACATGGATATTTCTCCTTGTACTCCTTATTATATTGTTTGCCCCTATCCTATTGAACAAACTGCGTATCCCGCATATTATAGGAATGATCCTGGCAGGACTGGCAATTGGTGAGCACGGCTTCAATATTCTGGCACGCGACAGCAGTTTCGAGCTATTCGGGAAAGTCGGCCTCTATTACATCATGTTTCTAGCAGGCCTTGAAATGAATATGGGAGATTTCAAGGAGACACGAAACAAAGCGTTAGTACTGGGATTACTGGCTTTTATCGTACCCATAGGAATAGGATTTGTGGCAAATGTATCGTACCTGAAATACGGTGTAATCACTTCCGTACTGCTGGCCAGTATGTACGCGTCACATACCCTTGTAGCCTATCCCATCGTCACACGCTTTGGCGTATCACGCCATCGCAGCGTAAGTATTGCGGTAGGAGGAACTGCAGTGACGGACACACTCACACTGTTGGTTCTCGCCGTTGTAGGCGGACTATTCAAAGGGGAGACAGGTGGTCTGTTCTGGATTTGGCTGGTAATAAAAGTCATCTT
This window encodes:
- a CDS encoding gp53-like domain-containing protein, yielding MVESQSLGQNGYLKCSNRLLIQWGTYNGATTGNTSIKLPLSFCDTTYSVIPVIMTEASEYATRSAMPYSKTESSFAVRRRYVTETASGDASSSVMWFAIGCWK
- a CDS encoding DUF4376 domain-containing protein; the encoded protein is MKQKMYWKNGFYDTSIEGSVEISAEYWKELLDGQSAGLIIVENEKGYPILKEYEPTLLELKARKIAELQAYDASESVNSFSIGNVSGWLNKSTRVGLMNSISIERESGRSETTIWLDDAKLVLSIEKAIDMLQQIELYALACYNTTQGHINAINQLETKEEIEAYNFKTGYPGKLSFLG
- a CDS encoding DUF4376 domain-containing protein, with the protein product MKQKMYWKNGFHDTPVDDAVEITIDNYRVLLDGQSSGKLIVTNDEGYPVLVENEYSLEDMQKIKVSEIQSFDKSKEVNSFELRAKSMWLDKSTRVGLFNSINIEKEAGKTETVLWYDAVKYIIPISDALAMLNALEMYALECYNVTQSHIAAVKALDTIEEIESYDYTVGYPKKLSFPG
- a CDS encoding gp53-like domain-containing protein, giving the protein MKYFSRKLVAILVLIIWLSSLGTTYAKADLSNAVTTLTSGNNTYIKFNNGILIQYGRITTTGQKERRVYMPISFKNDGYKVFYGIEAGADVVQTLYTLNKSTSSFYASGTFYDPYNGNKGFPSESFDWFAIGIWK
- a CDS encoding gp53-like domain-containing protein, translating into MAFEYLYKEYLNVILLSTLGTNFAKSDFSNVITKSLSQNGYYKFPDGFLIQWGYFSGGTANNQSINFPLSFKSCFSLAFSSTTDNTNNSIWSVNYAAIYASYFTVYRRYADAGTIANSSQSFRWIAIGTWK
- a CDS encoding HU family DNA-binding protein produces the protein MAILFDWYEDPRPSDKQQGKRTLHPRIRYNGTIGTDLVRHRIQERCSLTETDVTAVLDALSHILGEELADGKQVHLDGIGYFHPCLTSTEPVTIATKRKATKVKLKAIQFRADQALKNEFGILKVKSLKGELNFKQLTNGQIDRLLTGYFKTHQFMRRYDFQNLCGMARSTAMRHIRRLRDEGKLKNEGSVMQPIYVPGDGYYGNNE